Proteins encoded by one window of Torulaspora delbrueckii CBS 1146 chromosome 2, complete genome:
- the TDEL0B07070 gene encoding L-methionine (R)-S-oxide reductase (similar to Saccharomyces cerevisiae YKL069W; ancestral locus Anc_2.614), which translates to MSPYHASYSNFSSNAKKEEALQLVVDHYEGLSADQNNWVCNLANAASLLWHAYASLDVTVNWAGFYVTQLGKSPQTLLLGPFQGKVACQMIPFGKGVCGTAASTQETQLVPDVTKAADHIACDGDTKSEIVIPIIDPQTKKTLAVIDIDSVDTNGFDEVDRLYLEKLAKLISTTCKF; encoded by the coding sequence ATGTCCCCATACCATGCCAGTTATTCAAACTTCTCTTCTAACGCCAAAAAGGAGGAAGCACTTCAATTGGTCGTGGACCACTATGAGGGCTTGAGTGCTGATCAGAACAATTGGGTTTGCAACCTGGCCAACGCGGCTTCTTTGTTGTGGCATGCTTACGCATCTTTGGATGTCACCGTGAACTGGGCTGGTTTCTACGTTACTCAACTAGGGAAGAGTCCTCAAACTCTCTTACTCGGACCTTTTCAAGGTAAAGTTGCATGTCAGATGATTCCCTTCGGCAAGGGAGTTTGTGGTACTGCAGCTTCAACCCAAGAGACTCAGCTTGTACCGGATGTTACAAAGGCTGCGGATCACATAGCCTGTGATGGAGATACCAAGAGTGAAATTGTCATTCCAATCATCGATCCGCAGACAAAAAAGACGTTGGCAGTTATCGATATTGATTCAGTAGATACCAATGGTTtcgatgaagttgatagGTTGTACCTTGAAAAGCTGGCGAAGCTTATCTCCACTACCTGTAAATTCTAA
- the FAR3 gene encoding Far3p (similar to Saccharomyces cerevisiae FAR3 (YMR052W); ancestral locus Anc_2.615), with protein MMDSSSGNFEYVLQLTKVLSLESRANRQESDKIESILRRLAKQSGVSYDQLSDGVSSSTQEAYDSMSAPDLAERLILENYELIYRIEMQEYVNNKIWALINEIIEHLTSIRGFIIEGKLTGLQNVDFYVQDKFDSKIHRLEESSKSLQGAKESTQDKLCSVYGDLRQVLNQINWEALPKGSREYKRIFEVLSYLRNSYGVDLLPLK; from the coding sequence ATGATGGATTCAAGCAGTGGCAACTTCGAATATGTTCTCCAATTAACCAAGGTACTGAGTTTGGAAAGCAGGGCTAACCGACAGGAAAGCGATAAGATCGAAAGCATTCTTCGAAGGCTGGCAAAACAGTCAGGTGTATCGTATGATCAACTATCAGATGGAGTGAGCTCGAGCACTCAAGAGGCTTATGATAGCATGTCTGCCCCGGATTTGGCTGAAAGGCTCATACTGGAAAATTATGAGCTGATATATAGGATTGAAATGCAAGAGTATGTGAATAATAAGATATGGGCACTCATTAATGAGATTATAGAACATCTGACCTCGATACGTGGGttcatcattgaaggaAAATTGACAGGCCTCCAGAATGTAGACTTTTACGTGCAAGATAAATTTGATTCCAAGATTCATCGCCTAGAAGAGAGCAGTAAATCATTGCAAGGTGCCAAAGAGTCCACGCAGGACAAACTCTGTTCGGTTTACGGCGATCTACGACAAGTGCTAAACCAAATTAATTGGGAGGCACTACCGAAGGGATCAAGGGAATACAAAcgaatctttgaagtgCTCTCATATCTTAGAAACTCGTACGGCGTTGACTTGCTACCTTTGAAATGA
- the STB2 gene encoding Stb2p (similar to Saccharomyces cerevisiae STB6 (YKL072W) and STB2 (YMR053C); ancestral locus Anc_2.616) produces MAVGDGRLDGRQRLNADSLMYRPLATEPLASFIFPDIGALHAIRLESYVNLNFQEIDVHGFEIYIVEQWAAERQISTVITSYTGNSQDTIHAVQIALPTDASKWPKALRMYYENLMTFAQPKDMPKGTLFITNLPSVPSNLNLLHVECGDVRVIWKNFEVNFNLKRLRCGGRSALLLCAPSKAAEDKFSQLYKISMSSAQRRQHLQVIDQESYTQVRTIDLTNRYHPVIELITLVQISLGYFRLFNHEKDGLLCEDTILAINQWWDKYGKLYLGMERPKNEGPVGPTTITALISLVLSCYFKFKVEDCVVSKDPFEESQFFNSIHIFQKKYGIVKGTGPLYLDDKTLEKLFKVCAKTSNTDIFKFKKVVKSTVQDIAGRGNPMHLSNEILTSDLDVLVKNIHGGSLGLLWKNKGRPRRRLRELHDHPGFCDIRYFRGNPDALLEKQAICFMEMKENGTDSQDSSDDPEKNFFDTGKLVRYTSSNSSASASSMVCNYDKNKYARNFGINKVYHEEYYRRHSVPFANDDTHELADEEVPSNHWRANCLYRSNSASQIQDVVEPWTLPFDPSLVKMARDLLKMKHKLEAQQRMDEMTEGCVDVSGKNSECHKSRVAFGDLMNELQGVYQDCTSRVGELDDKKQEVETKRTLLKGEMRELNSLSSKFQYDMRVIEGRMRDVEDSVNHFEAKLEAVQKSLIENGLGIGMAVDSLSDKAAFDRCISELVHARNTKYEGVCLKMFSKRFVRDIKEDVSKWGSWFFTKLFYGHGNTDNGIQ; encoded by the coding sequence ATGGCAGTTGGAGACGGCCGCTTGGACGGTAGGCAGAGGTTGAATGCCGACTCTCTGATGTACAGACCGTTGGCCACTGAGCCGTTAGCAAGCTTCATTTTCCCCGATATTGGTGCTCTACATGCTATACGTCTGGAATCGTATGTCAACTTgaactttcaagagattgacGTGCACGGATTTGAGATTTATATCGTCGAACAGTGGGCTGCCGAACGACAAATATCTACGGTGATTACTAGTTACACAGGTAATTCTCAGGATACCATACATGCGGTGCAGATTGCACTACCTACAGATGCATCGAAATGGCCAAAAGCACTGCGAATGTACTatgagaatttgatgaCTTTCGCGCAGCCCAAGGATATGCCGAAAGGAACGCTCTTCATAACAAATTTGCCCTCGGTACCATCGAACCTGAACTTATTGCATGTCGAATGCGGGGACGTTAGAGttatttggaagaattttgaggtcaatttcaatttgaagagactaAGATGTGGGGGGAGATCAGCACTTTTGTTATGTGCTCCATCAAAGGCTGCAGAAGATAAGTTTTCTCAACTTTACAAGATATCAATGTCCTCTGCTCAACGTCGGCAGCATTTACAAGTGATAGATCAGGAAAGTTACACCCAGGTGCGCACTATAGATTTGACTAACAGATACCATCCCGTAATAGAGCTTATTACACTGGTGCAAATTTCTCTGGGATATTTCCGTCTCTTCAACCATGAAAAGGATGGATTACTATGTGAAGACACAATTTTGGCAATCAATCAGTGGTGGGATAAATATGGCAAACTTTACCTGGGCATGGAGAGACCTAAGAATGAAGGCCCTGTCGGCCCTACCACCATTACGGCACTGATCAGTTTGGTATTGAGTTGTTATTTTAAATTCAAGGTTGAGGACTGTGTAGTGTCGAAGGACCCATTCGAAGAATCgcaattcttcaacagtatccacatctttcaaaaaaagtATGGTATCGTCAAGGGTACTGGCCCGTTATACCTCGATGACAAAACTCTAGagaaattgttcaaagtTTGTGCGAAGACTTCAAATACTGACATCTTTAAATTCAAAAAAGTTGTGAAGTCAACTGTCCAAGATATCGCTGGTAGAGGGAATCCAATGCATCTTTCCAACGAGATTTTGACGTCGGATCTTGATgttttggtgaaaaatATACACGGAGGTTCGCTGGGACTGCTATGGAAAAATAAAGGTAGACCTAGACGTCGTCTTAGAGAGTTGCATGATCATCCAGGCTTCTGTGATATACGATACTTCCGAGGTAATCCTGATGCACTGCTAGAAAAACAAGCTATTTGCTTCATGGAGATGAAGGAGAATGGGACTGACTCGCAAGACTCCTCAGATGATCCCGAAAAGAATTTTTTTGACACTGGAAAGCTGGTGAGATACACCTCTTCCAATTCGTCTGCTTCAGCGTCCTCGATGGTTTGTAACTACGACAAGAACAAGTACGCTCGAAATTTTGGGATTAATAAAGTTTATCATGAAGAGTATTATCGGCGACACTCTGTCCCCTTCGCTAATGACGATACGCATGAACTTGCGGATGAGGAAGTTCCATCGAACCATTGGAGGGCTAATTGTCTTTATCGTTCGAATTCGGCCTCTCAAATTCAGGACGTCGTAGAACCCTGGACGTTACCGTTTGACCCATCTTTAGTCAAAATGGCCCGAGATCTATTAAAGATGAAGCACAAGTTAGAGGCCCAGCAAAGAATGGATGAAATGACAGAAGGATGCGTCGACGTCTCGGGAAAGAATTCAGAGTGTCATAAAAGTAGAGTCGCATTTGGCGACCTAATGAACGAGTTACAAGGCGTTTATCAGGACTGCACAAGCAGGGTGGGAGAATTAGACGACAAGAAgcaagaagttgaaacgAAGCGAACGTTGCTGAAAGGAGAAATGCGAGAATTGAATTCGTTGtcatcaaaatttcaatatgACATGAGAGTTATTGAAGGTCGAATGAgagatgttgaagatagtGTCAATCATTTCGAGGCAAAACTTGAAGCTGTTCAGAagtctttgattgaaaatggtTTGGGTATCGGCATGGCGGTCGACTCGTTGAGCGATAAGGCGGCATTTGATAGATGCATAAGTGAACTAGTTCATGCTAGAAACACAAAATATGAAGGAGtttgtttgaagatgtttaGTAAAAGGTTTGTTCGTGACATCAAGGAAGATGTCTCAAAATGGGGTTCATGGTTTTTCACAAAACTGTTTTATGGGCATGGAAATACTGATAATGGGATACAATAG
- the STV1 gene encoding H(+)-transporting V0 sector ATPase subunit a (similar to Saccharomyces cerevisiae STV1 (YMR054W); ancestral locus Anc_2.617) codes for MTYVQLYIPLEISREVVCLLGNLGNLMFRDLNRDLTAFQRAYVDQVRKFDDVERLVLHMREVADKHAEATWKYILHTDDEGNDLQRPSLAQLVSTMHTHSHDSIHEMVEDITSFEGRVRQMDQSLINLRERLNGLLEQRCVIFECSRFLEGNPGIFGRVAREQRELMDVDEFSLAGDEVSENLSDTFSFDDGIEGAGLYEQAQNNSRRDSGSSGNFDLLERGFHNRFMIAGSIKRDKIDVLNRIIWRLLRGNLFFQNFAINEPLLEDGERVEKDCFVVFTHGDTLLQKVRRVVDSLGGKVFSLDQQSHESLQRLNDKISDLQQIVLTTEQTLHTELLVVTDQLPMWNAMVKREKYIFATLNLFKQESHGLVAEGWIPSSDLTTVSNSLKDYSDSVGSEYSTVVSVIHTNKLPPTYHRTNKFTQAFQSIVDAYGIATYKEINPGLATVVTFPFMFAIMFGDLGHGFILFLVGLVLWLNENKFETMTRGEIFDMAYTGRYVIVLMGAFSMYTGLMYNDIFSKSMTLFKSGWQWPSTFKIGETLEATKVGVYPFGLDFAWHSTDNGLLFSNSYKMKLSILMGFIHMTYSFMFSYINYKNRHSTVDIIGNFVPGLIFMQSIFGYLSWAIIYKWSKDWIKDERPAPALLNMLINMFLAPGTVDEQLYRGQAFLQTVLLIAALVCVPWLLLYKPLTLRRQNKHAIDNGYQSVSDQQHTESLIDSQQDAGDDMVVTDFGNEEEHKQFNFGDVMIHQVIHTIEFCLNCISHTASYLRLWALSLAHAQLSSVLWSMTIQNAFSSDDSGSPLAVTKVVVLFGMWFVLTVCILVAMEGTSAMLHSLRLHWVEAMSKFFEGEGYAYEPFSFENIIE; via the coding sequence ATGACTTATGTCCAATTGTATATACCGCTCGAAATCTCGAGAGAAGTGGTTTGTTTACTGGGGAATCTTGGGAACTTGATGTTTAGAGACCTCAATCGAGATCTAACAGCATTCCAGAGAGCATATGTGGATCAAGTACGGAAATTCGATGATGTTGAGAGGCTTGTATTACATATGAGAGAAGTGGCTGATAAGCATGCCGAAGCTACGTGGAAGTACATCCTGCatactgatgatgaggGAAACGATCTTCAGCGACCAAGCTTGGCCCAATTAGTCAGTACTATGCATACCCATTCGCACGACTCTATTCACGAGATGGTAGAGGATATAACATCTTTTGAAGGTCGTGTTCGACAGATGGACCAGTCACTGATCAACCTGCGAGAAAGATTGAATGGTCTGCTGGAACAAAGATGTGTTATATTCGAATGCTCGCGCTTTTTGGAAGGAAATCCTGGGATTTTTGGTAGAGTGGCTCGAGAACAAAGAGAATTGATGGATGTCGATGAGTTTAGTCTTGCAGGTGACGAGGTTAGTGAAAATTTAAGCGATACCTTTTCATTTGACGATGGAATTGAAGGAGCTGGTCTCTATGAACAAGCGCAAAATAATTCAAGACGTGATAGTGGGTCAAGTGGGAACTTCGATCTCCTAGAACGTGGGTTCCACAATAGATTCATGATAGCGGGTTCGATCAAAAGAGATAAGATCGATGTTTTGAATAGAATTATCTGGAGATTACTTCGTGGTAATCTattttttcagaatttcGCCATTAATGAACCACTTTTAGAGGATGgtgaaagagttgaaaaggATTGTTTCGTTGTGTTTACCCATGGTGATACTTTGCTACAAAAAGTGAGACGAGTAGTGGATTCATTAGGTGGTAAGGTTTTTTCTTTAGATCAGCAATCACATGAATCTTTGCAGAGGCTTAATGACAAGATTTccgatcttcaacaaattgtTCTCACAACAGAACAAACTCTACATACAGAGCTGCTAGTCGTCACTGATCAGCTACCAATGTGGAACGCCATGGTTAAAAGGGAAAAATATATCTTTGCAACGTTGAACCTTTTCAAGCAAGAATCACACGGCCTTGTGGCAGAAGGATGGATTCCAAGCTCGGATCTCACGACAGTTTCCAATTCTCTGAAGGACTACAGTGATAGCGTGGGATCAGAATATAGCACAGTGGTAAGTGTCATTCACACTAACAAGTTACCGCCGACGTACCATAGAACGAACAAATTTACTCAGGCATTTCAGTCCATTGTCGACGCTTACGGTATTGCCACATATAAGGAGATTAATCCCGGACTAGCGACTGTAGTGACCTTCCCCTTCATGTTCGCTATTATGTTCGGTGACTTAGGTCATGGTTTCATTTTATTTCTTGTTGGTCTCGTTTTATGGCTGAACGAGAACAAGTTTGAAACCATGACTAGGGGTGAAATCTTCGACATGGCGTACACAGGTAGGTACGTTATTGTTTTGATGGGGGCATTCTCTATGTACACGGGATTGATGTACAATGACATTTTCTCCAAGTCAATGACACTGTTCAAATCTGGATGGCAATGGCCTTCAACATTCAAAATAGGTGAAACGCTCGAAGCCACTAAAGTGGGAGTATATCCTTTTGGTTTAGACTTTGCGTGGCATTCAACTGATAATGGCCTTCTATTCTCCAATTCATACAAGATGAAGCTATCGATCCTAATGGGTTTCATTCACATGACCTATTCTTTCATGTTCTCGTACATCAACTATAAGAACAGGCACTCTACTGTGGACATTATTGGTAACTTTGTGCCAGGGCTAATATTCATGCAATCTATTTTTGGTTATTTGTCTTGGGCAATCATCTATAAATGGTCAAAGGACTGGATAAAGGATGAGAGACCTGCTCCTGCACTACTAAACATGTTGATCAACATGTTTTTAGCTCCAGGGACCGTCGATGAGCAGCTTTACCGTGGCCAGGCTTTCCTACAGACTGTACTTTTGATAGCGGCGTTGGTTTGTGTTCcatggcttcttctttacAAACCTTTAACTCTCAGACGTCAGAACAAACACGCAATTGACAACGGTTATCAAAGTGTGAGCGACCAACAACATACTGAATCTTTGATCGACTCTCAGCAGGATGCTGGAGATGATATGGTTGTTACTGATTTCGGCAACGAAGAGGAACATAAGCAATTCAATTTCGGAGACGTCATGATTCACCAGGTTATTCACACGATCGAGTTTTGTTTAAACTGCATTTCTCACACTGCGTCTTACCTCCGTCTATGGGCATTATCCCTTGCTCATGCCCAGTTATCCAGCGTTTTATGGTCAATGACTATTCAAAATGCATTCTCATCAGATGATTCAGGATCGCCTTTAGCGGTTACCAAGGTTGTTGTACTGTTTGGAATGTGGTTTGTTTTGACGGTTTGTATTCTAGTTGCCATGGAGGGTACGTCAGCCATGCTACATTCTTTACGTCTTCATTGGGTTGAGGCCATGtccaagttctttgaaggtgaaggtTACGCTTATGAGCCGTTTTCTTTTGAGAATATAATTGAATGA
- the LHS1 gene encoding Hsp70 family chaperone LHS1 (similar to Saccharomyces cerevisiae LHS1 (YKL073W); ancestral locus Anc_2.618) has product MRISVIYCIITLLWQQCIATVIGVDYGQQNVKAMVVSPKAPMDLVLTPESKRKDVSGLAIRRLGDGIERLYGSAVGSLATRFPKNSLLHLKPLLGKTEADETDVLLYLRSHPGVEIKNTDRGTLAISVDGEDYGIEELCALNIQEIINRAGRLLREKDSLNLDPVNKLAITVPDHFDQHQRQAVLDAGSLTIEDTCLVSDGLSVMMNFAFKQRDFTQGEKHYYIVYDMGAGSTRASLFSVLQPLNESDPLQIEYGGFGYDEYLGGSKFTLDVASIIESKFLESHKNIRTALLHSNPNAIAKIVQAAEKAKLVLSANSEASVSIESLIDEIDFKTKITRQEFEEFIQDSTADMFQPIESALDSQMWQSLITVKDIHGVILTGGSSRVPIVQQKLASILGDDKLLKSVNADEAAVNGATVRAVKLFDAFKTKPVDIIERSPTEFAVKVMDVEDVEIVFQRGSTYPTKKVVQITETRDKPKPFTVDLFENGRIIQTITLSPGSLGKSIAGDTCVGAIVYNVTFSLTQNRLFELEKAEVICVDEKSAHEEDSSTKNSKKNSRIGWLELSKKDLPLTHLSQGDKTLLRERIRMLNQQDQDRFEFEEAKNQLEGLLYEVRGLIEAEDVLENGPKVHLNKLAHIIPRYLEWLEDESDGANKIDILSKIAEINDLKAKVEIYVESSSEPLDVHQFKRMLKRADELIKELEDAKEVTHGGLASINETFNQAGYNSQQEFAKINLPHYISNPLSGWQDKLKTLKGVVKSVDELVSVGSVDKRSREDLFELKLAFDEACIEVDEKIKLFNKARDYQFRELLSWYQRAEKAKKRREEKLKKSIEEQKSANLSSSAFEEVSSSTTISSLLSSTTFPASTTVEVDASVTTTTTVETIIHDEL; this is encoded by the coding sequence ATGAGAATCTCAGTCATCTATTGCATTATTACACTGCTGTGGCAGCAGTGTATAGCGACTGTAATTGGTGTTGATTACGGGCAACAGAACGTGAAAGCGATGGTGGTATCTCCCAAGGCGCCAATGGATCTAGTCTTGACACCGGAATCGAAACGGAAGGACGTTTCTGGATTGGCAATTAGAAGACTCGGTGATGGCATAGAACGCCTGTACGGTTCTGCTGTAGGATCTCTTGCAACAAGATTTCCAAAAAACAGTTTGTTGCATTTGAAACCTCTTCTAGGTAAGACGGAGGCTGATGAAACTGATGTACTTCTCTACCTCAGGTCTCATCCAGGCGTTGAAATTAAAAATACCGATAGAGGCACGTTGGCTATTTCAGTTGATGGGGAGGACTATGGTATTGAAGAGTTGTGTGCCTTGAACATACAAGAAATTATTAATAGAGCTGGCAGGCTTCTGAGAGAGAAGGATTCGTTAAACTTGGACCCGGTCAATAAACTTGCTATCACTGTACCTGATCATTTTGATCAGCATCAGCGTCAGGCCGTATTAGACGCCGGTAGTTTGACAATCGAGGATACCTGTCTAGTGAGTGATGGTTTGTctgtgatgatgaattttgcATTCAAGCAACGAGATTTTACCCAAGGTGAGAAGCATTACTACATCGTGTACGACATGGGTGCAGGGTCTACCAGGGCATCATTGTTTTCTGTTCTTCAGCCACTCAATGAAAGTGATCCGTTGCAAATAGAGTATGGTGGTTTTGGTTATGACGAATACTTGGGCGGCTCTAAGTTCACCTTGGACGTTGCTAGTATCATCGAAAGTAAATTTTTGGAGTCGCACAAGAATATAAGAACAGCATTATTACACAGCAATCCAAACGCTATTGCTAAGATCGTTCAAGCCGCAGAAAAAGCCAAATTAGTTCTAAGTGCTAACTCGGAGGCATCTGTGAGCATTGAATCtctcattgatgaaattgatttcaaaactAAGATTACTAGGCAGGAATTCGAAGAATTCATCCAAGATAGCACTGCCGATATGTTCCAACCTATTGAGAGCGCTCTAGACTCTCAAATGTGGCAGTCTTTAATCACCGTAAAAGACATCCATGGTGTTATTCTGACTGGTGGTTCGAGCAGGGTTCCAATCGTTCAACAAAAACTTGCCAGTATTCTGGGTGACGacaaactcttgaaaagCGTCAATGCTGATGAAGCGGCTGTAAACGGTGCTACAGTTAGGGCTGTAAAGCTTTTCGACGCCTTCAAGACGAAACCGGTAGACATCATTGAGCGTTCGCCAACTGAATTCGCTGTTAAAGTGATGGATGTCGAGGATGTGGAAATCGTCTTCCAAAGGGGCTCCACTTATCCAACAAAAaaagttgttcaaataACCGAAACAAGGGACAAACCAAAGCCCTTCACTGTGGATCTGTTCGAGAATGGCAGGATCATACAAACTATAACCCTTTCTCCAGGCTCATTAGGCAAAAGCATTGCAGGGGATACATGTGTCGGCGCTATTGTCTATAATGTTACCTTTTCCTTGACCCAGAATAGACTCTTTGAACTAGAGAAAGCGGAAGTCATCTGTGTAGATGAGAAATCTGCtcatgaagaagattcGAGTACCAAAAATAGCAAGAAAAACTCTAGAATTGGCTGGTTAGAGctatcaaagaaagatcttcCTTTGACTCATTTATCGCAGGGAGATAAGACCCTTCTGAGAGAGCGCATTAGGATGCTTAACCAACAGGATCAAGATAGGTTTGAATTCGAGGAAGCCAAAAACCAGCTAGAGGGCCTTCTGTATGAAGTGAGAGGCTTAATAGAAGCAGAAGATGTCCTTGAGAATGGGCCAAAGGTCCATCTAAACAAATTGGCTCATATTATTCCTAGGTACCTGGAATGGCTAGAAGATGAATCTGACGGTGCAAATAAAATAGACATACTTTCTAAGATTGCTGAAATCAACGATCTCAAGGCCAAAGTGGAAATATATGTCGAGTCCTCGTCCGAACCACTAGACGTGCACCAATTCAAGAGAATGTTGAAGAGAgctgatgaattgatcaaagaattggaagacgCAAAGGAGGTTACTCATGGTGGATTGGCTTCAATCAACGAAACGTTCAACCAAGCTGGCTATAATTCCCAACAAGAGTTTGCAAAAATCAACCTACCTCATTATATCTCGAATCCGTTAAGCGGGTGGCAAGATAAGCTGAAGACATTGAAAGGAGTCGTGAAATCCGTGGATGAACTGGTGTCTGTTGGTTCAGTAGACAAGAGGAGTCGCGAGGATCTTTTCGAGTTAAAGCTGGCATTTGATGAGGCTTGCATAGAAGTCGATGAAAAGATAAAACTATTCAACAAAGCTCGTGATTACCAATTCCGggagcttctttcttggtaCCAGAGAGCTGAGAAAGCTAAGAAGAGACGGGAGGAGAAGCTAAAGAAAagcattgaagaacaaaaatcAGCAAATCTAAGTAGCTCGGCATTCGAAGAGGTTTCAAGCTCGACGACCATATCATCGCTACTTTCATCCACAACTTTTCCCGCTTCGACTACAGTTGAAGTTGACGCCTCAGTAACTACAACAACTACAGTGGAGACGATAATTCATGATGAATTGTAG
- the MUD2 gene encoding Mud2p (similar to Saccharomyces cerevisiae MUD2 (YKL074C); ancestral locus Anc_2.619), protein MGDQEALEDMRSKIMASMADGSQQQPVKRTASESARQESENKRQRPIELPRGPRNGGNSVARSRYESHPRRPAAQNGYRGDDYRYSSYHRSPSPRYMSPQQPARARSRYTANQGSRLSGQIQEDSLKGVEPIDKRKRRRPTRWDVKPKGFEKVPAERAKLSGLFPQPGEPQELDRSKLERVAMHGGAKSRRTRILFEDATSKNLLLSRLSCELIVENLEANVSISDFLHSFARGLGEDMNIRNISTPENALYAVVEFNNAECATIVLSCRSFINQHLGIPHAMWRRPNEYVQQLDHTDRLCSPEIIAVEGLKEEDEVAIQKLLSDGGVKTCYVRPIYCPTGESKLFTGCALVELDDVEDAALEAFQGATWFKPNEGALVQDSSLITFQSLPKLVSEPKRSESKVLVLLNCVDPLDLKLMPFAKEIEDTLRYTLEEVDTVLIKKPNVDYRLNFEHISEGVGNIYVKFNTLEASVSAMKKLPGSKFNGRTVLCSYVNEDDFERVGLL, encoded by the coding sequence ATGGGTGATCAAGAGGCGCTGGAAGACATGAGATCGAAGATTATGGCCTCGATGGCTGACGGGAGCCAGCAGCAGCCAGTGAAGAGGACAGCAAGCGAATCTGCCAGACAGGAGAGTGAGAACAAGAGACAGAGACCAATTGAGCTACCCAGGGGACCAAGGAATGGTGGGAATTCAGTGGCAAGGAGTAGGTACGAATCGCATCCTCGGAGACCAGCAGCTCAGAATGGTTATAGAGGCGATGATTATCGCTATAGTTCATATCATAGATCGCCATCACCGCGATATATGTCCCCACAACAGCCAGCTCGTGCGCGTAGTAGATATACTGCTAACCAGGGATCCAGGCTCTCAGGACAGATTCAAGaggattctttgaaaggtgtTGAGCCTATCGAtaaaaggaagagaaggaGACCGACAAGATGGGATGTGAAACCTAAAGGATTCGAAAAAGTACCAGCTGAGAGGGCTAAGCTGAGTGGACTCTTTCCGCAGCCAGGCGAAcctcaagaattggatcGTTCGAAGCTTGAAAGAGTGGCAATGCATGGTGGAGCGAAGAGTAGGCGTACTAGAATCCTGTTCGAAGATGCAACGAGTAAAAATCTACTATTATCAAGACTAAGCTGCGAGCTGATTGTGGAAAATTTAGAGGCCAACGTTTCGATTTCTGATTTCTTGCACAGTTTTGCCAGAGGACTGGGTGAAGATATGAACATCCGTAATATTAGCACACCAGAAAACGCCCTTTATGCCGTGGTCGAATTCAACAACGCAGAATGCGCTACTATTGTACTATCCTGTCGAAGTTTTATCAATCAGCACCTTGGCATACCGCACGCGATGTGGAGAAGACCCAATGAGTACGTTCAGCAGCTAGACCATACTGATCGTTTGTGTAGTCCCGAAATTATCGCTGTGGAAGGTTTaaaagaggaagacgaAGTTGCAATCCAAAAACTTCTCTCAGATGGGGGGGTAAAAACATGTTACGTAAGACCAATTTATTGTCCCACTGGTGAAAGTAAGTTATTTACAGGATGTGCACTAgttgaattggatgatgttgaagatgcGGCGTTGGAAGCATTCCAGGGAGCCACATGGTTCAAGCCCAATGAGGGTGCTTTAGTGCAAGACAGTTCTTTAATTACGTTCCAAAGTCTACCGAAACTTGTATCAGAGCCCAAACGATCGGAGTCCAAAGTACTAGTGCTACTAAATTGCGTAGACCCATTAGACTTGAAACTCATGCCTTTTGCGAAAGAAATCGAGGATACGCTGAGGTACACGTTAGAAGAGGTGGATACAgtattgatcaagaagcCTAATGTTGATTATCGCTTGAACTTTGAGCATATTTCAGAAGGTGTTGGGAATATTTACGTCAAGTTTAACACTTTAGAGGCTTCTGTTAGTGCTATGAAAAAACTACCAGGCTCTAAATTCAATGGTAGGACAGTATTATGCTCATATgtgaatgaagatgatttcgAAAGGGTTGGACTTTTGTAG